GGGAAATGATGGGTCAGGTTGTCATTGAAAAGATCACTCTGAGGATGGAGCAAATGGCTGGGTGGTACATacggttaagcgctggactactagctgaaaggttggcagttcgaactcaccccgagacacctcagaagaaaggcctggccatctgcttctgaaaggtcacagccttgaaaacctaaggaacgcagttctactctgcacacggagggtcgccatgagtcagaatctactcaatggcaactaacaacaacaacattcaacatATAAAATACGTAACCTTGAGAATAATGAAACACCAAAAATGAAAAGATCATCCTGGCATGGATAAAGCATAAGGACTATCAAGGAGTAAAATTCAAATTATTCCAATAAGAAAGGGAAGAGGGAAGTTTCAAGCAAGATTCAGGAAGAAAATCGAAGGGTTTGGAAATGATTGGTTGTAGATGATGAAGGAGAGGGAGTGATTTGGGGCAACTCCTGGATTTCTCATGCAAGATCACGCAAAGGACAGCTGCCCTTGGCGTGGCAAAATGAAGGAGCCGTGAGAATAGTCCACTGCCACATTCCTTCTCTGTCTTGCCTAGAAGATCTTGTCCCCATTGTGGGACTCCTTGTTCCCTGCTCCATGGGTGTGGAGGTGGTCTTATATTAAAGCTCCTGATTCTTCATAAGGACATGTCAATACCGTTCAACACACAGTGGCTCTTTCTTAAGCTTCATGGAACAGATAATAACTGTAATGTGAATATTCACATTTTAATTACTTTCCCCCCACATAGTAAGAAGAGGAGCAGCTCAGGGTAATGGTTATAAACACAGACTCAGGAGCCAGATTGCTCAGGTTGAAATTCTACTTCTGCCACTTGCTAGATGGATAactttggacaaattatttaatattttattttcacagcAGTAATAAGAGATCTTTAATGTCTTCATGCCttgatttccccatctgtaaaatggagattgtTCTGAGCTTTAAGGACATTAATAGTATATGTAAAGCTCAGAATAGCACTTGGGATATAACAAGGGCAATGCAGGCTTTTGTTAGTTACATAGGGCCCTTCCTTGAGAATGCTAGAAAATTGAAAAGTATACTTGTTGGGTTTACAGAAGGACAGGAGCCAATTCTTTCAGTGTTGACCAAAATTTGCAATTTGGTTCAGCTTCAAATTGCTTTCTATGAAAATGAGagcaactattttttaaaataaactaaaagcTTGACATAACCCATaagctcattgccattgagtcaattccaacttgtagtgatcctataggacagagtagaactgccccatagggtttccaaggagcagctggtggattcgaactgccagccttttggttagcagccaagctcttaaccactgtgccaagctTTACACAGTAAGTGAATCTTTTTAAGTTGATTTCATGATACTATCCTTTTAAAGATAACAGGGCCCCTTCCTCCATTACCTGTTTCTAGTAACTCCAGCCATCACGCATGTCTTTCCTTCCTGACCCACCCATAACTCCTACAAAGTTCTATGCGTGCCAAACACTTGGGCATCAATGGAAGTTGGAATCACAGCTCAACCACTGAGTAGTTAATagtgccttgggcaagttacttaaacctTTTCTAATCCTCAGTTTCTATTGCAGAAAAAATGTTAAGAATCCTATCCATTGCTCAGGTTGCTGAGGGGATCAAATATATTACTGCAACTACAGCCCTTAGCATGCTCCCTGCCAAACTGTGTTGTTGTCGTCAGTTGAGTCGAttgtgattcatggcaacccagtgtgtGCAGGGTATAACTGcttcatacagttttcaagggccaggaacttccagaaacagatcaccaggcctgtcttctgaggtacctctgtgtgggttccaaccgccaaccctTTGTCTAGTtgttgagtgcttagccatttgtaccacctaaggACTCTGTCAAACCATaggactcaataaatattcactgtTATGCTAACATATCTTGAGGAGCTGGGATTCCCCATGGGAACAGACACATTTAGATGCCTAATGAAGCATTGGCAGCTTGAATTGACCTTACTcactgaatttttccttcaggaaAAACTTGAGAAAGTTGTGACAAACTTGAGGCAACTCAACGATGAATGTGTGAATCTGAAAGTATTGATGACAAAGCAAATAAACGAATGGAAGGTAAGAATCTGAGTTTATCGATCTCAAGCTATTTTCCATCCTAGAGCTCATCCCCAGGGGATAGTTGAGGCAGACAATGATGGCTTATTCTCACTAAACCAGACCAAATAGCAGAAGaaaccattttttgtttttatttatttacatccGTGGGAATTTAGCTTTTACCCCCCACACCTTAAATTCTTCAACAGTAGGCTAGAATTCCTGATACCTCTGTGAGCAGAAGTAGAATTTGTGTTCATTTACCTAGAACCAGCCTTGACTAGATTTGAATTTTAAATACCTCAAAATACCTTACTGGTTTGAAGGCCTCAACCTTATTAGCTTGGCAGTTACTACAGTACAGGAGCTGGCTTTCAGCCTTTCAGGCTCAAATAACCAAATGAAAGGTAAAAATCTGAGTTTGTGATCATTCTAGAAACAGACTCACTCCAAGGTAGGATTCATATTCCTCAAGCTCATGAGGCTGATGTGGGAAACCCATTTAATATATAATGAGGACCCTAACTGCTGCAAGAACCTACATACTTGTAACTGCAGGAAGATGGGGTCTCTGAGGATATTACCAGGGCTAGCCAGCTTCCCCATTCTCACAACCACATTCCTTTATGGAAATACTTACATAATCTATCAGCTTTCAGTTAAATCCCACAGCCCTATTTTGCCTCTTTCAAGCGTGTTTTCCGATCTCTTCCCTGACCCTTGACACCAAGGGTCTTAAGGTTAAAGTTTAGTTCTCAGAGGACACTCTTACTTCCCTCATTTCAGGGATCTTGGGGAAAGGGAAGGGACTTGACTGTAACCAAAATATATGGAAACCCCATCAATACAAGAGTTAAGGCTGTACCCGTCTTCTACAGAAAAAAAGCTCCACTTCATCCTAACTCAATGACCTTCTACCACAGCATCACAGGCATTGAAGTGCTGCATAAATTGAGTAAGCACTACTGGAAATTGTAACTCTACGTCCCCAAAATGCAAGCTGAGCTCCATAAGGTATATCATTTGGTTTCTGCCAGTCTTACACATGGGGATGATTAAATGACCATTTGACCCTAGACTGATGGATAAATATTTCTCAGTTAATTCATAATAAAAGCATGCCAATCCAGGACCTCCTGCAGTTGAGAATGATGGACTCTTCTATCAGTCTGGTTCCCTTAAAATCCAGTTTTGTTGATATTCATTACAAACTTTTGCTTCAGGAAATTCCCTCAGACTCAGAGATACCTTCTTACAATTCAAATAAAAATTGGTTTTTATCCTCAAAACTGATAAAGTGTTTGAACTTGGCCCTATTTCAATAATAAAATTATCTAGTACCCTGACCCCCACCCTTCTCCTGTATGTTGGCTGGAGAAGACAGAAGTAAATAATGTGATTGTGGAGAATCGGGGATAACCCGTCACACAGCTGAGTGCTTGCGTCCCAGACATGACTCTGCTACAGGGAACCTGGAACATTCTTCTAGCTCAAGAGGCTCATGGAAAAATACTGCCACAATtactgagcattttttcatgtctcTAGGAGAAGATAGAggctcagagaaaaaaaatacagtctgACTTTCAGAATCTCCAAATCTTCTTGCATGAAGAGGAGAAGCTTTGTCTGTGGAAGCTGGAGAGGGAAGAAGAACAGACTCTAAGGAGACTGAAGGACAATGATGAAAGCCTGGAGCTGAAGAGCTGTGAACTTATGAGCTACATCCTGGATCTGGAGGATAAATGTCAGGGCTCACCCCAGGAATTGCTACAGGTGAGGCTGTGGGCttggaggaggaaaagaaagtatCTGTGATTGATCTATTAAAGAGGGGAATGGTAAGGAAGCATGAAAAAAATTTGTAAGGACTGCCCGCCTTACTCAAAAGCAGCATATTAGCAGGGGAAATTTAAAGTAATGTTTCTTTTAAATATGCATCAGTATCTTCAGGATGGCCTCTACTAGTCTATAGGGGAGCCTTGTGATAATTAGAAAAATACAGCCCATCTGGGTGGATGTAGCTTGGTGAGCCCAACAGAACCATGGAATGACTTTCTCCACCATTTTCCCCTTGGGCTTTGTGCACAGAACCCTGACATTCAGACTCTCTCCTGAAATACTCTTCCAGGTGAGTGGTGATGATAAAGTGGGGCAGCCAAAATGAGAGAGAACCTTTTCCCTTATTTGCTTGAAGAGCCCTTGCTCCAGAGATATTACAAGGTCTCCTTACAGCTGCATGAAGGGTCCAGCACATTGAAATTAACACCTTGGACTGTTACACTTGGCTCCTACTAGTAGTACACTGTAGGGTTGAGAGTGTAGCTTGGCTGTATCACCACTATGTGACACCTACTGCCATCACTTTAGTGACCCAGTCAGGGGCTGTGCATGGATTCACCACTAACGACCTTCATCATAAAAGATCTCCAATATGGGCTCACTCAGAAGGAAATTGGATCACCAAAAGCAAGTCTTGTCAAAGGGGACATGGGCAAAGCTTCTGGCCCCTTCTCCAAGTAGCCCACAGGTTGACGTGATTGTGAACATTACAGCTCCCCTCAGACTTCAGAAAGGAAAATTAAGAGACTCAGAGGTTGGTAAATGTCCTACCATGTGGAATCTCCAAGGGGACTGGGATGTGGCCGTTATCTCTGGGCATCCATCAATACCTAAGGCTGGAGTTGTTCTCTTTACACCTTTGGAAAGTGGGTTTATAGAGAACAGCTCCACATGCCAAGCCCCATGAAATACTGATGTTCCCACACTCACCTTTTGTCTTTCTTCCTCTATAGGATGTGAaggacactttgaagaggtaagTGTTGTATGAATGTAGGAGGGGAGGGTTGGGGTATATAGAGGTGAATGGAATGCAGCACTGAAGAAGTCTTGGAACTCTGCTTGTTTTAGGAGTTGGGCTGTGAAGCTAGAAACACCAGAACCCATCTCCCTGGAGCTTAACAACATGTACAATGTTCCTGAGCTTTACTTTGATGTGAAGAAAATGCTAAGAAGCCATCAAGGTAAGTGAACTCAAAAATCTCTACGCGCTATGTGGACAGAAGAGAACTTAAGCAGTAACTGAGTTCATGACCTGTCCCTGAGAGGTCGTTTGTTGTTTTCAGTGGAGCCGTCACACTCTTCCTTGTTAGTTCCAATGCTCAGACAGGAGGCACAGCATACCGGTTATCTGTGCAGACCCTTCAAATCCTTGCTTTCCCATGTATTAGCTGTGGGACCCCAGGCAAATCACTGCTTCAGTTTCCCAATCTGAAAAATGGAAACATTAAATATTCCTACTGCATTGGATTATCATGAAAATTAAATGCATGAACATGTggaaatgcttagcacagtgcctggcacatgatcAAAACCACATCGTGGTATTAGCTGCAATTATAGCATCTATCACTTTTATTTCAGTCAACTGTCAGCAGTGCAAGAAAGGTGAGTATTATGGGCTGTGATCCAAATGGTTTTAAGGACTTGGCCCAGATAACAGAGATGGTAAATGTTAGAACTGTAACCAAAACCACGTTTTACCGACTTCAAAAGCTCAGCTTCCCGCTCCTTTGATTCTCTTAAATGGTACTTGCCATACTTTCACAATCCCTTATCTACAATTACAAAATTCAAAAAGCTCTGAAAACTGAGTGTTTTCATAACTCATTTGGCTGCAAAATCTTACCTAACCTGAGATGATGTGgtagaaaccttatggatcacagtagtctgatctttttgtgcatggggtcgccatgagttggggccaacttaaGGGCAGTTAACAGCATCAAAATACCTGAAAAAAGTGCATATTATCTGCTTATTAGTTTCTGGATTTTATATGTGACTGTTAGAtctggattgttttttgttaaatctttcatgttttctatttgtttcatCTGCCATGATCTATCCATTATGGAGAGAAGGCTGTTAAAATATTTCACGGTCATAGGGGTGATTGTAGAATTGTCTTTCTCtttgtaattctgtaatttttgatTTGTAGATTTAGAGGCTATATTAGGGCATGCATGTTTAGAATTGTGGTATCTTCCTAGCAGATAGTACATTTTATCTTTATGAGGTGACCCTCTTCATCCTTAATAATGCTTTCACTTAATATCTTTTGACAACATTGAATAGCTATAGCagctatataaatatattatccattttttaacttttaacctttctgtatttttttgttaCATGTATCACTTATaaacgctctttggaaactctatggtgcagttctactctgtcctatagggtcgctaggagtcggaatcaactcgatggcagtgggtagtgggtttATAAACAATATATAGATGGAATTTTTAAAGTCCAATTGACATTTTGTCCTTTAAATGGTATTACCAATTTGTAAACCTGTTAATTTCTTAACCTGAGTTTTCCTGGATCATTCAGGGAATGTAAATTGAAACCCCAAACTTTGTTGAGGGCAGACTAGTGATAAAGGGTGCCAATAGAGTAATAAAGGAGTTATTTTCAAAAGTAAGGAAGAGAGGAATCaacaaggagagtgaagaacCCAGGGCTTTGATAGTGGGGAGACATCACCTTTCCTGGGCCTCAAGTGACAGGCATAGGGAGCTGTAATTCTAGGCAACTATAGCCAAGATAGAAGAACAGACCATCCAAATCATAGCTAATAGGGAGGGACAGTGGTACTAAATACTCCTTACTCTGCTTCCTTCTGACCCCATGGTGTCTTCTAATGCTTTCCAGTGGCTGAATCACACAGAAGTCAAAGGGAAGGGAGCCTGTTTGATATATCCACAGAGGTCAGCCTTCCTTGGGACAGAGTGGGGTAGAAAAGGTGGAGAATGGTCTGGAGGGGCAAACAGAGAACAGGACATGTTTCAGAATACTTTATTTCTCTTCTTGCCACAGTCCAGCTGATCAGTGTTTAGCCCAGTAACACATAGACTTCTTAACTCTCTTGCTAAAACATTTTATTACTACCTTTCATTTTTAAAGTTGCATTgcttattattatatattattgcTAAAATATTTTGGTTTACCATATTTTTTCTGTCTTGCTTGAttctagccaattttttttttttttaatgtgtattggTCCTTTGTGTATTACCTTAAACTAATCCCTATTGAACCTTATCTGAAGTAAGAAAGAGGAGCTTACACTTAAAAGTCATGGGACTGGGTGCGTGTCTGAGGTCTAGGTAGAACTGTGGGTCTTCCAATAACAAGCTATGACATTAGCTGAGTCAGGTTCCTTCTTTGATCCTCAGTGTTGGTAGTTATCAATGGACATGGGGAAGGACTCCTTTCTGTCCCAGTATTCCAGGATTACTGGAAGATCCACGAGGGAGAGGAAGGTCTTTGGAGAGGACAGTAACCATATCAGCTCTAGGTAGTTCTGGTCCTTAAGCTCTCTGAGTGACTAAGtcagtgatgatgatgaagatgatgacaatgatgatatTACTATTACTACCATTTATTGGCCACTTACCATGTGTGAGGAATTTTACAGGCACCAAATGTATGTTAGCTCCTTCATTCCTCCCCATCATGCTCTGCAACAGGTATGACAATTTCGACTTTATATTTAAcaaaactgagcctcagagagttAAATGCCTTGCCAAAGcttacacagctagtaagaaaCAATGCTTAGATTCAAACACAGGCTGATTTTATTGAAAATGAACTATGCTTTCAACACCAAAAAAATATTGTCTTTCTTTGCAGTCAGTGTGACTCTGGATCCAGATACAGCTCATCGTGAACTAATTCTGTCTGAGGATCGGAGACAAGTGACTCGTGGATGCTCCCAGGACAATCTtgacacttcttccaagagatttAGTGCCTTCCCCTGTGTCCTGGGCTGTGAGGGTTTCACCTCAGGAAGACACTACTTTGAAGTAGATGTGGGAGAAGGAACTGGGTGGGACTTAGGAGTTTGTATAGAAAATGTGCAGAGAGACAAGAGCATGAAGCAGAAGCCTGAGTTTGGATTCTGGACCATCAGGCTGTGCAAAAAGAAAGGCTATATAGCACTTACCTCTCTCCCAGTTTACCTTCATCTAAAGGAGAAGCCCCTGGTTGTGGGGGTTTTACTGGACTGTGAGGGtggagttgtatccttttataACATGACCACCGGTTCCCACATTTTCACCTTCCCAAAGGCCTCCTTCTCTGATACACTCCGGCCCTATTTCCAAGTTTATCAATACTCTCCTTTGTTCCTACCTCCTCCAGATGAGTAAAGAAAGAAGTAAAGTCTCCGTCTTGATTTAACCAGCACGGAGAACATAATGTACATCCCGTGAGGGGAGAGATTTGGACTGCTTTCTTCACTGCTTTTTTCCCCAGTGCACTTAATAAATATGCATGGAATGAATGGATATATAAAGACTGTAAAAATACCACAGATTGTCAGCCTGAACTGAGGGAAAGTGAGATAGTAGCAATGACCATATATTGTCTTGTCTATCCCTCTTCAGTGGATTCAGGGTTTTGATTTCCAAAAGTTCTTGAGTGATGGGCAGGGAAAAGTCAATGACTGACCCAGAGGCCAGGAAGCCTGTGTTCTCTCCCTGTTTTGAGGCCATTTGAACGGGTATGTAGGGGATGAGAGAAAGTTGCAATTGTCTCTGCCTACTgcataaaaaggagccctggtggtgcagtggttaaagcacttggctgcaaactgaaaggttggcggtttgataccaccagctgctcctcaggagaacgatgtcacagtctgcttctgtaaagatttatagccttggaaaccttatggggtagttctactctgtcctataaggtcactatgagttagaactgacttgatagcagcgggttttgttttatttctttctttctttttttactgtgtaATAGAGCAGGAAGATTAAAATAGTTAATCTTCCAACCACTGGCAGGCTGGTTAGTAATCTGAGCTGCAATCCTAGATGATGTAGGCAATAACAAAGTAAAGTGTGAGACAGAAGTTAAAATTAGCTTACAACGAGATGCTTGAAATAGGAAGGCAATTAAGAGTAAAAATAAATTCTGACAGGGAACTCAGTTCTCAAAAAGAATTCTATGTTTTCCAGAATGTGCTAAAGCCAACTGTCTTGAAATGTTTATAAACCTTAACAAATACTCGTTGCTGAAATGATTGTTGAcagtctttatttttattcagatATGATCAAATAGACCTTAATTCTCTAGAGGTTTATTCTCAaagctatattccatattctactaGAGTGGGCCAACGGAGGACAATAAAGTCAGTCAACACACAAACAACATTACCAATGACAAGAAAAAGTCACTAAATTGTTAAATTTCATAGTAATTTATAGTTGATATAAAAAGTGATGTTTGCTGTcagagggaccgaattactgggctgagggctgtggaacatctagctcaattggcacaacatagtttataagaagaatgttctatattctactttggtaagtgatatctggggtcttaaaaccttgtgagcggccactaagatattccactggtcttatccggtcaggagcaagggagaatgaagaaaaccaaacacacaagggaaagattagtccaaaggactaatggaccttaactaccacagcctccaccagactgagtccagtacaactggatggtgcctggctaccacaacccagtgctctgacagagatcacaatagggAGTCcgggacagagctagagaaattgtagaacaaaactctaactcacaaaaaaagaccagacttactggcctgacagagactggaggacccccaagagatggcccccagatacccttttagctcagtaagtcactcctgaggttcacccttccaccaaagattagacaggcccataaaacagactaaaggggcacaccagcctagaggCAAAGActcgaaggcaggaggggacaggaaagctggtaatagggaacccaaggtcaagaaggggagagagtgttgacatgttgcggggttggtaaccaatgtcacaaagcaatatgtgtactaattgtttaatgagaagctagtttgttatgtaaaccttcatctaaagtacaaaaattgATGTTTGCTGATGTTAAGGTCCTCTGACATCACCAATTATATAGTAATTCTTCTCAAAGGAAGTAAAGTATGAATGTCCGTTAATTTTTAAGCCTCCCCAGATGATAGACTACTATCCAGTGcaacaagaaaaatgaacatatGATAATTGCAAACTCCCCTCAAGAAATCACTCTGGGcataaaggaaataaagcaaaagagCCATATTTGGATGTCAGAGGCATGGTTGGGCATCCATTTCTGCCCAAAGTAAGAAAGAGAAGAGTTCAGACAGTCACCAACATTTCCCAGCCTCGGACATTATAGTCATATTAATACAGGCTGGGTAGTAGCTAGAAACAAAACCCCTGTCTTATTTATTCTCTGCCCCTACAGACCCAGCACACTAATCCAGGTCTGGGGCCTAGGACCCACTTGATAAGTGAGAAAGGCCACTTTCGAACACAGGGTAAATGAAGGCACAGCATGAATATTGCTAAACTAAACTGTAccttggagccctgatgacacagtggttaagagctcaggctgctaaccaaaaggttggcagtttgaatccaccagccgctcctcggaaaccctgtagggcagttctattctgtcctatggggtcgctatgagtcagaatcaactcaatggcagctgagtttggtttgggggttttatCTCTACCTCGGCATCCTGCAATCCAGGCGGCATCCCTAACATTGGCAGGCCCTAGAGCACTGTGCTCAGAGGGAATTCTGTATCCTTCCCTTAAACACTTAAATTGCTGAACAAGAAAGAATGATAAAATAAGCATTcaactaaagttttttttttttttttttaattaacaaagcAAACTTTTGGAAACCATAAGGAACGATGTACTAAAGATAAAATAAGAAATTGATTGGGATGCAGGCCAGCTATAGAAATAAGAAATCATTTCTGCAGCGGCAAGGTGTTGCAACTACCCGGTGTACCCGATCCGGAGTAGGGTGGGAGGAAGGACCCGTGCCActgccctgggctgtggcctcccGCCATCCCGGCAGGACCAGGAGTCGGAGGACTGAGTCCAGGCCTCGGTCACTTGGGCCTGCGCCTGGGATTGAGGGCAGTCTCCTGGCTAGGCTGCCTACGGGGAAATCGAGGCTCCACGGGGTCTGCGAAAACGGCGGGGACACTGTTCCTTGAGCCCTCGAGGGAATTTAAGTTGCATAGCCTTTTCCTGGAAACCttgtgtagtgcttaagagctacagctgctaaccaaaaggtcagcagttcgaatccgccaggcgcttcttggaaactctgtggggcagttttactctgtcctatagggtcgctatgagtcgggatcgacaggacagcaacgggtttggtttttgcttttactTCCCTGCCGTAGTCATTGCTAGAGTTCAGGAAAGGTCCTGGAAGATCACGGTTACGGGTTTATTttttacaaagttttttttttttatgtttgttttgtttgtccatAAAACAACCCATCTCTCCTCAGAGGCGATTCTTACATTCGGAATTCAGTTATTTATGA
This is a stretch of genomic DNA from Elephas maximus indicus isolate mEleMax1 chromosome 1, mEleMax1 primary haplotype, whole genome shotgun sequence. It encodes these proteins:
- the TRIM38 gene encoding E3 ubiquitin-protein ligase TRIM38 isoform X2; the protein is MASATPAKKMREEATCSICLNLMADPVSISCGHSYCHLCIVGFFENIRHMKPQEEKFLCPQCRAPFQTASVRPNKQLGSLIEAIKEMNCEMVCEEHGEQLHLFCEDEGQLICWRCERAPKHKGHTTALVEDVSQGYKEKLEKVVTNLRQLNDECVNLKVLMTKQINEWKDVKDTLKRSWAVKLETPEPISLELNNMYNVPELYFDVKKMLRSHQVSVTLDPDTAHRELILSEDRRQVTRGCSQDNLDTSSKRFSAFPCVLGCEGFTSGRHYFEVDVGEGTGWDLGVCIENVQRDKSMKQKPEFGFWTIRLCKKKGYIALTSLPVYLHLKEKPLVVGVLLDCEGGVVSFYNMTTGSHIFTFPKASFSDTLRPYFQVYQYSPLFLPPPDE
- the TRIM38 gene encoding E3 ubiquitin-protein ligase TRIM38 isoform X1; protein product: MASATPAKKMREEATCSICLNLMADPVSISCGHSYCHLCIVGFFENIRHMKPQEEKFLCPQCRAPFQTASVRPNKQLGSLIEAIKEMNCEMVCEEHGEQLHLFCEDEGQLICWRCERAPKHKGHTTALVEDVSQGYKEKLEKVVTNLRQLNDECVNLKVLMTKQINEWKEKIEAQRKKIQSDFQNLQIFLHEEEKLCLWKLEREEEQTLRRLKDNDESLELKSCELMSYILDLEDKCQGSPQELLQDVKDTLKRSWAVKLETPEPISLELNNMYNVPELYFDVKKMLRSHQVSVTLDPDTAHRELILSEDRRQVTRGCSQDNLDTSSKRFSAFPCVLGCEGFTSGRHYFEVDVGEGTGWDLGVCIENVQRDKSMKQKPEFGFWTIRLCKKKGYIALTSLPVYLHLKEKPLVVGVLLDCEGGVVSFYNMTTGSHIFTFPKASFSDTLRPYFQVYQYSPLFLPPPDE